From Schaalia sp. ZJ405, one genomic window encodes:
- the hisI gene encoding phosphoribosyl-AMP cyclohydrolase, with the protein MTDIPALVARLKHDANGLVAAIIQQYDTREVLMLGWMNDEALRRTLTEGRVTFWSRSRSEFWRKGDTSGHVQYVKSVRLDCDADALLIEVDQVGAACHTGARSCFDAGGPLEAKVGNR; encoded by the coding sequence GTGACTGACATCCCCGCCCTCGTTGCTCGCCTCAAACATGACGCGAACGGCCTCGTTGCCGCGATCATTCAGCAGTACGACACCCGTGAAGTCCTCATGCTCGGATGGATGAACGACGAGGCCCTTCGTCGGACACTGACGGAAGGACGAGTGACTTTCTGGTCGCGGTCACGTTCAGAGTTTTGGCGCAAGGGAGATACCTCAGGTCATGTGCAGTACGTGAAATCGGTGCGTCTTGACTGCGACGCAGATGCGTTGCTCATTGAGGTTGATCAGGTTGGAGCGGCCTGTCACACGGGAGCCCGTTCGTGTTTCGACGCGGGTGGGCCTTTGGAAGCGAAAGTGGGGAATCGTTGA
- a CDS encoding prepilin peptidase gives MNAFSVATSQAHNISLVTAVATWIVIVVWLWKGGWRIQRRYFIEAALTPFRRNGVVWTSAIVGAIILVAAHQRPAAPAIVGVAMIGILSGIVDGATHRLPNGYSLAMAIAVIFGVGCASVTSSHPVTLILTACGGGLLWAIPAWILNRFEGGLGYGDVKLAPVLGFMLGSVGLDCAVGGFLLAFVAAGIAAMWRLIVGAGGTDSRMPMGPWLIGGALVADICWGIVPDWM, from the coding sequence GTGAATGCATTCTCAGTGGCGACGAGCCAGGCGCACAACATCTCCCTGGTTACCGCCGTTGCCACGTGGATCGTCATTGTTGTCTGGCTGTGGAAAGGGGGGTGGCGGATTCAACGGCGCTATTTCATTGAAGCGGCACTCACTCCTTTTCGACGCAACGGTGTTGTCTGGACAAGCGCCATCGTCGGGGCAATTATTCTCGTCGCCGCTCATCAACGCCCAGCGGCCCCAGCAATCGTTGGGGTAGCCATGATCGGGATTCTCTCAGGAATCGTTGATGGCGCAACCCATCGCCTACCCAACGGATACTCACTGGCAATGGCGATCGCCGTGATTTTCGGGGTGGGCTGCGCTTCAGTGACGTCCTCGCATCCCGTCACCCTGATTCTCACCGCCTGCGGTGGCGGGCTGCTGTGGGCGATCCCCGCCTGGATCCTTAACCGCTTTGAGGGAGGTCTGGGCTATGGGGACGTCAAGCTCGCTCCCGTTCTCGGGTTCATGCTTGGGTCCGTTGGCTTAGACTGTGCAGTCGGTGGATTTCTCCTCGCCTTTGTTGCTGCGGGTATCGCTGCAATGTGGCGACTGATCGTGGGTGCCGGAGGCACAGATTCGCGCATGCCGATGGGACCGTGGCTCATCGGAGGCGCTCTCGTTGCCGATATCTGCTGGGGAATTGTTCCCGACTGGATGTAG
- a CDS encoding shikimate dehydrogenase, with protein sequence MPWAAVIGSPIDHSLSPVLHRAAWDSLGLGDDWVYQRIDVRSEDAADFVWGIDSQCRGLSVTMPCKQVLLGAMDAVDPLAQAVGALNTVIPSAGILTGFNTDVHGIVRALEQARSSRGLTSTEVAVILGGRATASSALAALGTLGFRHVIVVARRFSGSGSVLGASMRLGIPVEQIMWADRERVLTALSQADILVSTVPRGVADDLAADLKVRVDQTLLDVVYSPRNTALRSAYERAGACVAEGTEMLLQQAMLQVRLMTGQDPDAGPMRLALARELDNRGETS encoded by the coding sequence ATGCCGTGGGCAGCGGTTATCGGCTCTCCCATTGACCACTCGTTATCGCCGGTTCTCCACCGGGCTGCGTGGGACAGCCTGGGACTTGGGGATGACTGGGTCTACCAGCGGATAGATGTCCGCAGCGAGGACGCGGCCGACTTCGTGTGGGGAATTGACTCTCAGTGCCGTGGACTGTCAGTGACGATGCCCTGTAAACAGGTGCTTCTTGGTGCGATGGATGCCGTTGACCCACTGGCTCAAGCCGTTGGAGCACTCAACACGGTGATTCCTTCTGCGGGGATTCTCACGGGGTTTAACACGGACGTTCATGGCATCGTTCGGGCACTCGAGCAGGCACGTTCTTCTCGCGGCCTGACCTCCACGGAGGTGGCCGTCATTCTCGGAGGTCGAGCAACGGCCTCATCGGCACTCGCAGCCTTGGGGACGCTGGGATTTCGACACGTGATCGTCGTTGCGCGACGTTTCTCTGGTTCCGGATCGGTTCTGGGAGCTTCAATGCGCCTGGGGATTCCCGTGGAACAGATCATGTGGGCTGATCGAGAGCGCGTCCTTACCGCACTGTCTCAGGCAGATATTCTTGTGTCAACAGTGCCGCGGGGAGTAGCGGACGACCTTGCAGCAGACCTGAAAGTCCGGGTGGATCAGACCCTTCTCGACGTCGTCTATTCTCCCAGGAACACTGCGCTGCGCTCAGCTTATGAACGTGCAGGAGCCTGCGTTGCCGAGGGCACAGAGATGCTTCTCCAACAGGCGATGCTCCAGGTCAGACTGATGACGGGGCAAGACCCTGACGCAGGCCCAATGCGCCTCGCCCTCGCTAGGGAATTGGACAACCGTGGAGAAACATCGTGA